The Lysobacter enzymogenes genome window below encodes:
- a CDS encoding GlxA family transcriptional regulator encodes MSADLPLTRVAVVAFDRISPFHLSVPCLVFERRDDPALPAFELRVCAAEPGPLRVRAGFGISADHGLKSLAWADTVIVPSWRDVDERPPEPLLRALARAHARGARIVGLCLGAYVLAEAGLLDGRRATTHWMWSEHFGVRYPHVELQRDVLYVDDGRITTSAGTAAALDCCLHLVRGAYGADAANRLARRLVVAPHRQGGQAQYIEQPLAATARDDRLGEVLAWALAHLDRPHSLDALAQRALMSRRTFTRRFRDATGTTVGQWLAGQRLARAQRLLETSDLGLDAIAGDTGFGTAASLRQHFAAQLGVSPSAYRRGFRGAAPAG; translated from the coding sequence ATGAGCGCCGATCTCCCTCTGACCCGCGTGGCCGTGGTCGCCTTCGACCGCATCAGCCCGTTCCACCTGTCCGTGCCGTGCCTGGTGTTCGAGCGCCGCGACGACCCCGCGCTGCCGGCGTTCGAGCTGCGCGTGTGCGCGGCCGAGCCCGGGCCGCTGCGCGTTCGCGCCGGTTTCGGCATCAGCGCCGACCACGGGCTGAAGTCGCTGGCCTGGGCCGATACGGTGATCGTGCCGTCCTGGCGCGACGTCGACGAACGCCCGCCCGAGCCGCTGCTGCGCGCGCTGGCGCGCGCGCACGCGCGCGGCGCGCGCATCGTCGGCCTGTGCCTGGGCGCGTACGTGCTGGCCGAGGCCGGGCTGCTCGACGGCCGCCGCGCCACCACCCACTGGATGTGGAGCGAGCACTTCGGCGTGCGCTATCCGCACGTCGAACTGCAACGCGACGTGCTGTACGTCGACGACGGCCGCATCACCACCTCGGCCGGCACCGCCGCGGCGCTGGACTGCTGCCTGCATCTGGTCCGCGGCGCGTACGGCGCCGACGCCGCCAACCGGCTGGCGCGGCGGCTGGTGGTGGCGCCGCACCGCCAGGGCGGGCAGGCCCAGTACATCGAGCAGCCGCTCGCGGCGACCGCGCGCGACGACCGCCTCGGCGAGGTCCTGGCCTGGGCGCTGGCGCACCTGGACCGGCCGCACAGCCTGGACGCGCTGGCCCAGCGCGCGTTGATGAGCCGGCGCACCTTCACCCGGCGCTTCCGCGACGCCACCGGCACCACGGTCGGGCAGTGGCTGGCCGGGCAAAGGCTGGCGCGGGCGCAGCGGCTGCTGGAAACCAGCGACCTGGGCCTGGACGCGATCGCCGGCGATACCGGCTTCGGCACCGCCGCCTCGCTGCGCCAGCACTTCGCCGCGCAGCTGGGGGTCTCGCCCTCGGCCTACCGGCGCGGCTTCCGCGGCGCCGCGCCCGCGGGCTGA
- a CDS encoding cysteine hydrolase family protein, which yields MQPTPKRALVVIDVQNDYFGGGLPIEYPPPSRSLPNIARSMDAARAAGVPVVVVQNTARSGAPVFDKGQPGWELHDSIAARPRDHYIEKQLPSVFAGTDFDAWLRERGIDTVSVTGYMTHNCDASTVFEAAHRGYRVEFLHDASGTLAYENSAGAVSAEEIHRVFSVVFQSRFAAVVSTEAWIAALDNGGAFDIDTPYASNQRARAKAEAA from the coding sequence ATGCAACCGACCCCCAAGCGCGCCCTGGTCGTCATCGACGTGCAGAACGACTACTTCGGCGGCGGCCTGCCGATCGAATACCCGCCGCCGTCGCGCAGCCTGCCGAACATCGCCCGCTCGATGGACGCCGCCCGCGCCGCCGGCGTGCCGGTGGTGGTCGTGCAGAACACCGCGCGCAGCGGCGCGCCGGTGTTCGACAAAGGCCAGCCCGGCTGGGAACTGCACGACAGCATCGCCGCGCGCCCGCGCGACCACTACATCGAGAAGCAGCTGCCGAGCGTGTTCGCCGGCACCGACTTCGACGCCTGGCTGCGCGAGCGCGGCATCGACACCGTCAGCGTGACCGGCTACATGACCCACAACTGCGACGCCTCGACCGTGTTCGAAGCCGCGCACCGCGGCTACCGGGTCGAGTTCCTGCACGACGCCAGCGGCACGCTGGCGTACGAGAACAGCGCCGGAGCGGTCAGCGCCGAGGAAATCCATCGGGTGTTCAGCGTGGTGTTCCAGAGCCGCTTCGCTGCGGTGGTCAGCACCGAGGCGTGGATCGCGGCGTTGGACAACGGCGGCGCGTTCGACATCGATACGCCGTATGCGTCGAACCAGCGCGCGCGGGCAAAGGCCGAGGCGGCGTGA
- a CDS encoding alpha/beta hydrolase: MRTLPLSVRVLPLRTLFAWIAFACLLLAGAAACAAPAAAHGPGEIALERGRIDGPDGPVDYEIGTLYVRENRARADSRLIGVGFARIKAPRATGAPPVFWLPGGPGLSVLGSFGDNSESARSRLRSWLNFAEVGDLVIVEQRGYTVRGERLTAAYPASALDRPAALDDDIRAMREMARAAVAANPDKDLSGYTIADFAADVDDLRQALGYERISLFGGSFGSQWSLAVMRLYPQRVARAVLSGVEPLDNGYDLPSHVFAALQRIGFEADRDPALAPYLPPGGSMGAVRALHERFAAGPVRVRVRDARGRQREVALGAGDLQLALLSHTDEAAQWPAFILSLYHRRYEAWAREVVQQRAAGEIKLIGPLADSSLGVSAAREYRLRSDPALDWLGAWNFASNIASAPDWPTPDLGDAFRLPRRSDIPVLFVHGDWDTSTPVENTRELLPYFPNGRALVVHRGGHDGAFYLLRDAPEAKKAVYEFLRSGRDDGLPVEVDAALPKFDLPDFPAPAR, encoded by the coding sequence ATGCGCACGTTGCCGTTGTCCGTCCGGGTCTTGCCGCTGCGCACGCTGTTCGCCTGGATCGCGTTCGCCTGCCTGCTGCTGGCCGGCGCGGCGGCCTGCGCCGCGCCGGCCGCGGCGCATGGGCCCGGCGAGATCGCGCTCGAACGCGGCCGCATCGACGGGCCGGACGGGCCGGTCGATTACGAGATCGGCACCCTGTACGTACGCGAGAACCGCGCCCGCGCCGACAGCCGCCTGATCGGCGTCGGCTTCGCCCGGATCAAGGCGCCGCGCGCCACCGGCGCGCCGCCGGTGTTCTGGCTGCCCGGCGGCCCCGGCCTCAGCGTGCTCGGCAGCTTCGGCGACAACAGCGAATCCGCGCGCAGCCGCCTGCGCTCGTGGCTGAATTTCGCCGAAGTCGGCGACCTGGTGATCGTCGAACAGCGCGGCTACACCGTCCGCGGCGAACGCCTCACCGCCGCCTACCCCGCCTCTGCGCTGGACCGCCCGGCCGCGCTCGACGACGACATACGGGCGATGCGCGAAATGGCGCGCGCGGCGGTCGCGGCGAACCCCGACAAGGACCTGTCCGGCTACACCATCGCCGACTTCGCCGCCGACGTCGACGACCTGCGTCAGGCCCTGGGCTACGAGCGCATCAGCCTGTTCGGCGGCAGCTTCGGTTCGCAGTGGAGCCTGGCGGTGATGCGGCTGTACCCGCAGCGCGTCGCGCGCGCGGTGCTGTCGGGCGTGGAGCCGCTCGACAACGGCTACGACCTGCCCTCGCACGTGTTCGCCGCGCTGCAACGCATCGGTTTCGAAGCCGACCGCGATCCCGCGCTGGCGCCGTATCTGCCGCCGGGCGGATCGATGGGCGCGGTGCGCGCATTGCACGAACGCTTCGCCGCCGGCCCCGTGCGGGTGCGCGTGCGCGACGCGCGCGGGCGGCAGCGCGAAGTCGCGCTCGGCGCCGGCGATTTGCAGTTGGCCCTGCTGTCGCACACCGACGAGGCCGCGCAATGGCCGGCCTTCATCCTCTCGCTGTATCACCGCCGTTACGAGGCATGGGCGCGCGAAGTCGTGCAGCAGCGCGCCGCCGGCGAGATCAAGCTGATCGGCCCGCTGGCCGACAGCAGCCTCGGCGTCAGCGCGGCGCGCGAATACCGCTTGCGCAGCGATCCGGCGCTGGACTGGCTCGGCGCCTGGAACTTCGCCTCCAACATCGCCTCCGCGCCGGACTGGCCCACGCCCGACCTGGGCGACGCGTTCCGCCTGCCGCGCCGCAGCGACATCCCGGTGCTGTTCGTGCACGGCGACTGGGACACTTCCACGCCGGTCGAGAACACCCGCGAACTGTTGCCCTATTTCCCCAACGGCCGCGCCCTCGTCGTCCACCGCGGCGGCCACGACGGCGCGTTCTATCTGCTGCGCGATGCGCCGGAAGCGAAAAAAGCGGTCTACGAATTCCTGCGCAGCGGTCGCGACGACGGCTTGCCGGTCGAGGTCGATGCGGCGTTGCCGAAGTTCGACCTGCCCGACTTTCCGGCGCCGGCGCGCTGA
- a CDS encoding MarR family winged helix-turn-helix transcriptional regulator: MSRPPESKPRKPVAPAPARRKPKPAAARGAEAARAQAAAARGGDVVDQLLHDWRRERPDLDASAMAVVGRILHLGRLFEADLNRSLRAVGVPYSDLDVLATLRRCGAPYRLTPTQLRQSVLLTSGAMTACLNRLEARGLIARSYDPGDRRSLAAELTAAGVALIDRAIGERFAHAERSLGALAADERAQLARLLRKLRLRQPG, encoded by the coding sequence ATGAGCCGCCCGCCCGAATCCAAGCCCCGCAAGCCCGTCGCTCCGGCGCCGGCCCGGCGCAAACCCAAGCCTGCCGCCGCGCGCGGCGCCGAGGCTGCCCGCGCGCAGGCCGCCGCGGCGCGCGGCGGCGATGTGGTCGACCAACTGCTGCACGACTGGCGCCGCGAGCGCCCGGACCTGGACGCCTCGGCGATGGCTGTGGTCGGCCGGATCCTGCACCTGGGCCGGCTGTTCGAGGCCGACCTCAACCGCAGCCTGCGCGCGGTCGGCGTCCCGTATTCCGACCTCGACGTGCTCGCCACCTTGCGCCGCTGCGGCGCGCCGTACCGGCTGACGCCGACCCAGTTGCGCCAGTCGGTGCTGCTGACGTCGGGGGCGATGACCGCCTGCCTCAACCGCCTGGAAGCGCGCGGCCTGATCGCGCGCAGCTACGACCCCGGCGACCGCCGCTCGCTCGCCGCCGAACTCACCGCCGCCGGCGTGGCGCTGATCGACCGCGCCATCGGCGAACGCTTCGCCCACGCCGAACGCAGCCTCGGCGCGCTCGCCGCCGACGAGCGCGCGCAACTGGCGCGGCTGCTGCGCAAACTGCGGCTGCGCCAGCCGGGGTGA
- the aroB gene encoding 3-dehydroquinate synthase: MSAPRKVEVTGESGYSIEIGPGLLADGARLGKPLRGRHALIVSDGNVAPLYLDGVVAALAEARPGLQLARFVIPPGEHEKTLERFTQCLHALSELGATRDATVIALGGGVVGDLAGFAAACWMRGIDCVQLPTTLLAMVDSSVGGKTAVDLPSGKNLVGAFHPPRAVVADTAALRSLPERELRAGLAEVVKYGAIFDAGFLDWLDSHADALLARDGDALAEAIARSCAFKADVVARDPFERGDRAMLNFGHTFGHAIETEQGYAGTSGDGLNHGEAVAVGMVLAARLSAALGRSSGADADRLQRLLERLGLPVRIPAGLEPQALLARMRLDKKADAAGLRFILWDRAGAARIVSGVPDEQVLAVLAAG; this comes from the coding sequence ATGAGCGCGCCGCGCAAAGTCGAAGTGACCGGCGAGTCCGGCTACAGCATCGAAATCGGTCCCGGCCTGCTCGCCGACGGCGCCCGCCTCGGCAAGCCGCTGCGCGGCCGCCACGCGCTGATCGTCAGCGACGGCAACGTCGCGCCGCTGTACCTCGACGGCGTGGTCGCGGCGCTCGCCGAAGCGCGGCCGGGCCTGCAACTGGCGCGTTTCGTGATTCCGCCCGGCGAACACGAAAAGACCCTGGAACGTTTCACCCAATGCCTGCACGCGCTGTCCGAACTCGGCGCGACCCGCGACGCGACCGTGATCGCGCTCGGCGGCGGCGTGGTCGGCGACCTCGCCGGCTTCGCCGCGGCCTGCTGGATGCGCGGCATCGATTGCGTGCAGCTGCCGACCACGCTGCTGGCGATGGTCGATTCCTCGGTCGGCGGCAAGACCGCCGTCGACTTGCCTTCCGGCAAGAACCTGGTCGGCGCGTTCCATCCGCCGCGCGCGGTCGTCGCCGACACCGCGGCGCTGCGCAGCCTGCCCGAACGCGAGCTGCGCGCGGGCCTGGCCGAGGTGGTGAAGTACGGCGCGATCTTCGACGCCGGCTTCCTCGACTGGCTGGACAGCCACGCCGATGCCTTGCTCGCGCGCGACGGCGACGCCCTGGCCGAGGCGATCGCGCGCAGCTGCGCGTTCAAGGCCGACGTGGTCGCGCGCGATCCGTTCGAACGCGGCGACCGCGCCATGCTCAACTTCGGCCACACCTTCGGCCATGCGATCGAGACCGAACAAGGCTACGCCGGCACCAGCGGCGACGGACTCAACCACGGCGAAGCGGTCGCGGTCGGCATGGTCCTGGCCGCGCGCCTGTCGGCCGCGCTGGGCCGCTCCAGCGGCGCCGACGCCGACCGCCTGCAGCGCCTGCTCGAACGCCTCGGCCTGCCGGTGCGCATCCCCGCCGGGCTGGAACCGCAAGCGCTGCTCGCGCGCATGCGCCTGGACAAGAAGGCCGACGCCGCGGGCCTGCGCTTCATCCTGTGGGACCGCGCCGGCGCGGCGCGGATCGTTTCGGGCGTGCCGGACGAACAGGTGCTCGCGGTGCTGGCCGCGGGCTGA
- a CDS encoding shikimate kinase has translation MNPASNLILVGPMGSGKTCIGKRLAERFGLRAVDADREVELRAGARIAEIFEHEGEAGFRARESAMLAELLAGDGLLLSTGGGAVLAADNRRLLRERGFVVHLQVTVEQQLERLAQDRSRPLLARGDREQVLRELALLRAPLYAQTADLGFDTGSGGAADAALALARELDALWRRPPSPTPSPLGATA, from the coding sequence ATGAATCCGGCGAGCAATCTGATCCTGGTCGGGCCGATGGGCTCGGGCAAAACCTGCATCGGCAAGCGCCTGGCCGAGCGCTTCGGCCTGCGCGCGGTCGACGCCGACCGCGAGGTCGAGCTGCGCGCCGGCGCGCGCATCGCCGAAATCTTCGAACACGAGGGAGAAGCCGGCTTCCGCGCGCGCGAAAGCGCGATGCTGGCCGAACTGCTGGCCGGCGACGGCCTGCTGCTGTCGACCGGCGGCGGCGCGGTGCTGGCCGCGGACAACCGCCGGCTGCTGCGCGAACGCGGCTTCGTCGTGCATTTGCAGGTCACCGTCGAGCAGCAACTGGAACGGCTGGCGCAAGACCGCAGCCGTCCGCTGCTGGCGCGCGGCGACCGCGAGCAGGTGCTGCGCGAGCTGGCGCTGTTGCGCGCGCCGCTGTACGCGCAAACCGCCGACCTGGGCTTCGACACCGGCAGCGGCGGCGCGGCCGATGCCGCGCTGGCGCTGGCGCGCGAACTCGACGCGCTGTGGCGCCGCCCGCCCTCGCCCACGCCTTCCCCCCTTGGAGCCACCGCATGA
- a CDS encoding dodecin family protein: MSVAKVIELSTSSTTGIEDAVKSGLAKCAESVKDIQGAWVNEIKVTTDAAGNIQEWRVNLKISFVVK; encoded by the coding sequence ATGTCGGTCGCCAAGGTCATCGAACTCAGCACTTCCTCCACCACCGGCATCGAGGACGCGGTCAAGTCCGGCCTGGCCAAGTGCGCCGAATCGGTCAAGGACATCCAGGGCGCCTGGGTCAACGAGATCAAGGTCACCACCGATGCGGCCGGCAACATCCAGGAATGGCGGGTCAATCTGAAGATCAGTTTCGTGGTGAAGTGA
- a CDS encoding kinase: protein MSPRPHLTRVNTPGANAAAAGAPATTGKAAGAVRDGAHGFAAAFVAAALDEALAVAAPAGRARLYAISGLQGSGKSTLAAQLADAARALGLRAAVLSIDDFYLGRRERLRLGRRVHPLLATRGPPGTHDTALACEVLDRLRDGADVRLPRFDKLADTRLPPSRWARAHGVDLIVFEGWFLGAPAQDDSELIEPVNALERDEDPHGVWRGYCNRALATDYPALWSRLDRLLFLQPPGFEVVAGWRWQQEQALQKQALQKQPLQKQASQARQPHRRGMTQAQVRRFVSLFERVSRQALARLPRIADRTVVLDAQRRPQDAVVRDALGQSRRNGERRA from the coding sequence ATGTCGCCGCGTCCGCATCTGACCCGCGTCAATACGCCCGGCGCGAACGCGGCCGCGGCCGGCGCGCCCGCCACAACCGGCAAAGCCGCCGGCGCCGTGCGCGACGGCGCGCACGGTTTCGCCGCAGCCTTCGTCGCCGCGGCGCTGGACGAAGCGCTCGCCGTCGCCGCGCCGGCCGGACGCGCCCGCCTGTACGCGATCAGCGGCCTGCAAGGCAGCGGCAAATCGACCCTGGCCGCGCAGCTGGCCGACGCGGCGCGCGCGCTCGGACTGCGCGCGGCGGTGCTGTCGATCGACGACTTCTACCTCGGCCGGCGCGAACGCCTGCGCCTGGGCCGGCGCGTGCATCCGCTGCTGGCCACGCGCGGGCCGCCGGGCACCCACGACACCGCGCTGGCTTGCGAAGTCCTCGACCGCTTGCGCGACGGCGCTGACGTGCGGCTGCCGCGCTTCGACAAGCTCGCCGACACCCGCCTGCCGCCGTCGCGCTGGGCGCGCGCGCACGGCGTCGACCTGATCGTGTTCGAAGGCTGGTTCCTCGGCGCGCCAGCGCAGGACGACAGCGAATTGATCGAGCCGGTCAACGCGCTGGAGCGCGACGAAGATCCGCACGGCGTCTGGCGCGGCTATTGCAACCGCGCGCTGGCGACGGACTATCCGGCGTTGTGGTCGCGGCTGGACCGCTTGCTGTTCCTGCAACCGCCGGGCTTCGAGGTGGTCGCCGGCTGGCGCTGGCAGCAGGAACAAGCTTTACAGAAGCAGGCTTTACAGAAGCAGCCCTTGCAGAAGCAGGCCTCGCAGGCGCGCCAGCCGCATCGCCGCGGCATGACCCAGGCGCAGGTGCGGCGCTTCGTGAGCCTGTTCGAACGGGTCAGCCGGCAGGCGCTGGCGCGGCTGCCGCGGATCGCCGACCGGACGGTCGTGCTGGATGCGCAGCGGCGGCCGCAGGACGCTGTCGTGCGGGATGCGCTGGGCCAGTCGCGCCGCAACGGAGAGCGTCGGGCCTGA
- the pdxH gene encoding pyridoxamine 5'-phosphate oxidase, protein MTQTADLLAEALATFDTLFAEARAAGEPDPTAMSVATAALDGRPSVRTVLLKAHDARGFVFYTHLDGRKGRELQANPHAALLFHWPRVRHGIQVRIEGAVEIVSDAEADAYFASRPRGSQLGAWASKQSETLEGREAFEQRLAEAEHSFEGRDVPRPPRWTGLRVRAEKVEFWYGADFRLHERWLYESDRAGAYSKRMLYP, encoded by the coding sequence ATGACCCAGACCGCCGACCTGCTCGCCGAAGCCCTCGCCACGTTCGACACGCTGTTCGCCGAAGCGCGCGCGGCCGGCGAGCCCGATCCGACCGCGATGAGCGTGGCCACCGCCGCGCTCGACGGCCGCCCGTCCGTGCGCACGGTGCTGCTGAAGGCGCACGACGCGCGCGGCTTCGTGTTCTACACCCATCTCGACGGCCGCAAAGGCCGCGAACTGCAGGCCAACCCGCACGCCGCGCTGCTGTTCCACTGGCCGCGCGTGCGCCACGGCATACAGGTGCGGATCGAGGGCGCGGTGGAGATCGTCTCCGACGCCGAAGCCGACGCCTATTTCGCCAGCCGCCCGCGCGGCAGCCAGCTCGGCGCGTGGGCGTCGAAGCAATCGGAAACGCTGGAGGGCCGCGAGGCGTTCGAACAGCGTCTGGCCGAGGCCGAGCATTCGTTCGAAGGCCGCGACGTGCCGCGTCCGCCGCGCTGGACCGGCCTGCGCGTGCGCGCAGAAAAGGTCGAGTTCTGGTACGGCGCCGATTTCCGCCTGCACGAGCGCTGGCTGTACGAGAGCGACCGCGCCGGCGCGTACAGCAAGCGGATGCTGTATCCGTGA
- the aac(6') gene encoding aminoglycoside 6'-N-acetyltransferase: protein MSAPWRVRAAAAADRAAWARLRAQLWPDQDVADLAEELGDFFEDARLAAFVAEDGDGLCGFAEASLRSDYVNGTDSSPVAFLEGWYVAPSRRGQGLGRALIAAVEAWGRARGCRELASDALLDNVDSHRAHAACGFEETERVVYFRRGLDADK, encoded by the coding sequence GTGAGCGCGCCCTGGCGCGTGCGCGCGGCCGCGGCCGCCGATCGCGCCGCCTGGGCGCGTCTGCGCGCGCAGCTGTGGCCGGATCAGGACGTAGCGGACCTGGCCGAAGAACTCGGCGATTTCTTCGAGGACGCGCGCCTGGCCGCCTTCGTGGCCGAAGACGGCGACGGCCTGTGCGGCTTCGCCGAGGCCAGCCTGCGCAGCGACTACGTCAACGGCACCGATTCTTCGCCGGTGGCGTTCCTGGAAGGCTGGTACGTGGCGCCGTCGCGGCGCGGGCAAGGCCTCGGCCGCGCGCTGATCGCGGCGGTGGAAGCCTGGGGCCGCGCGCGCGGTTGCCGCGAGCTGGCGTCGGACGCCTTGCTCGACAACGTCGATTCGCATCGCGCGCATGCGGCGTGCGGGTTCGAGGAAACCGAGCGGGTGGTGTATTTCCGGCGCGGGCTCGACGCGGATAAATAA
- a CDS encoding ABC transporter substrate-binding protein, producing MGPQRIVCLTEEPTETLYLLGEQARIVGISGFTVRPPQARKEKPKVSAFTSAKIGEILKLKPDFVVGFSDIQAEIASELIKHGVEVWISNHRSVAGILDYVRRLGALVGAGERAHALAGELERNLDAARERAARLPRRPKVYFEEWDSPQITGIRWVSELVGIAGGDDVFPEHAAMPLARDRILADPQEAARRAPELILGSWCGKKFRPEQVAAREGWGEVPAVRDGELHEVKSPIILQPGPAALSAGIEELSRIIEGWAQRRAQ from the coding sequence ATGGGCCCGCAACGCATCGTCTGCCTCACCGAGGAACCCACCGAAACCCTGTACCTGCTCGGCGAGCAGGCCCGCATCGTCGGCATCAGCGGCTTCACCGTGCGGCCGCCGCAGGCGCGCAAGGAAAAACCCAAGGTCAGCGCCTTCACCAGCGCCAAGATCGGCGAGATCCTCAAGCTCAAGCCGGACTTCGTGGTCGGCTTCTCCGACATCCAGGCCGAGATCGCCAGCGAACTGATCAAGCACGGCGTCGAGGTGTGGATCAGCAACCACCGCAGCGTCGCAGGGATTCTCGACTACGTGCGCCGGCTCGGCGCGCTGGTCGGCGCGGGCGAACGCGCGCACGCGCTGGCCGGCGAACTCGAACGCAACCTCGACGCCGCGCGCGAACGCGCCGCGCGCCTGCCGCGGCGGCCGAAGGTGTATTTCGAGGAATGGGACAGCCCGCAGATCACCGGCATCCGTTGGGTGTCCGAACTGGTCGGCATCGCCGGCGGCGACGACGTGTTTCCCGAGCACGCGGCGATGCCGCTGGCGCGCGACCGCATCCTCGCCGATCCGCAGGAAGCCGCGCGGCGCGCGCCGGAGCTGATCCTGGGCAGTTGGTGCGGCAAGAAATTCCGCCCCGAGCAGGTCGCCGCGCGCGAAGGCTGGGGCGAGGTGCCGGCGGTGCGCGACGGCGAGCTGCACGAGGTCAAGTCGCCGATCATCCTGCAGCCGGGGCCGGCGGCGCTGAGCGCGGGGATCGAGGAATTGAGCCGGATCATCGAGGGCTGGGCGCAGAGGCGCGCGCAGTAA
- a CDS encoding lipase family alpha/beta hydrolase, with protein sequence MSRPKLRRLFAAPVLFVVLLLAAAFPASADDYTKTRYPVVLVHGLFGFDAIGGVYDYWFGIPQALRDGGAQVYVAQVSAANSNEMRGEQLIAQLETLKALHGYSKFNLVGHSQGGPTARYVASVRPDLVASMTSIGSPHAGSKVADFVGAVLPDGSPLRPLVASFVNAFSSLIGALSGGQSPQDSLAALKALDSAGSARFNTRYPQGKPATACGSGAAVAGGVRYYSFGGVSNSTNWLDLSDPAMIAGGLLFGGEANDGLVGRCSSHWGQVIRDDYEWNHLDEVNQIAGLRGVFSANPTSVYRAHLNRLKGAGL encoded by the coding sequence ATGTCGCGACCCAAGCTGCGCCGCCTGTTCGCTGCGCCCGTGTTGTTCGTCGTCCTGCTGCTCGCCGCGGCCTTCCCGGCCAGCGCCGACGACTACACCAAGACCCGCTATCCGGTGGTGCTGGTGCACGGCCTGTTCGGCTTCGACGCCATCGGCGGGGTCTACGACTACTGGTTCGGCATTCCGCAAGCGCTGCGCGACGGCGGCGCGCAGGTCTACGTGGCGCAGGTGTCGGCGGCCAATTCCAACGAGATGCGCGGCGAACAGCTGATCGCGCAACTGGAAACGCTCAAGGCGCTGCACGGCTACAGCAAGTTCAATCTGGTCGGCCACAGCCAGGGCGGCCCGACCGCGCGCTATGTCGCTTCGGTGCGGCCGGACCTGGTCGCCTCGATGACCTCGATCGGCTCGCCGCACGCCGGCAGCAAGGTCGCCGATTTCGTCGGCGCGGTGCTGCCCGACGGCTCGCCGCTGCGGCCGCTGGTGGCGTCGTTCGTCAACGCGTTCTCCTCGCTGATCGGCGCGCTGTCCGGCGGCCAGTCGCCGCAGGATTCGCTGGCCGCGCTGAAGGCGCTCGACAGCGCCGGCTCGGCGCGCTTCAACACGCGCTATCCGCAGGGCAAGCCGGCCACGGCCTGCGGCAGCGGCGCGGCGGTTGCCGGAGGGGTGCGCTACTACTCGTTCGGCGGCGTTTCCAATTCCACCAACTGGCTCGACCTGTCCGACCCGGCGATGATCGCCGGCGGCCTGCTGTTCGGCGGAGAAGCCAACGACGGCCTGGTCGGGCGCTGCTCCAGCCACTGGGGCCAGGTGATCCGCGACGACTACGAGTGGAACCACCTCGACGAGGTCAACCAGATCGCCGGCCTGCGCGGCGTGTTCAGCGCCAACCCGACCAGCGTGTACCGCGCCCACCTCAACCGGCTCAAGGGCGCGGGGCTGTAA
- a CDS encoding lipase secretion chaperone, with translation MRGPGLGLGLALAMAAVAVLAIAAVFAVGGVLERPLLLSAPVVSSGPGGKLADPDGANEAGGAPAPSAAAAADDSLRDTQVDGAATLDALGRPRADRELRRLFDYFLARAGERSPEAIRSALAAHLHARLAPAALATVLAWFDAYVALERDSVAMAQSAGGPEAAFERVRALRRERLGEALAQAFYAQEESDYLQAQRRGQLRGALLAERDPAERARRAAELEREAAADPALQASAQLRDALEQDRRFERDGTDPAARYAQREAQFGAAAAQRLAELDQRRGQWQLRLRSYAAQRQRVLADGGLSQDQRRQRLDALLADFDPNERRRVDALTRNGGLPGQ, from the coding sequence GTGCGCGGCCCTGGGCTGGGGTTGGGGCTGGCGCTGGCGATGGCGGCGGTGGCGGTGCTCGCCATCGCCGCGGTGTTCGCCGTCGGCGGCGTGCTCGAGCGGCCGCTGTTGTTGTCGGCGCCGGTGGTCAGCAGCGGGCCCGGCGGCAAGCTCGCCGATCCGGACGGCGCGAACGAAGCCGGCGGCGCGCCGGCGCCGTCCGCCGCCGCCGCCGCGGACGATTCGCTGCGCGACACCCAGGTCGACGGCGCGGCGACCCTGGACGCGCTCGGCCGGCCGCGCGCCGACCGCGAACTGCGCCGCCTGTTCGACTATTTCCTCGCCCGCGCCGGCGAGCGCTCGCCCGAAGCGATCCGTTCGGCGCTGGCCGCGCACCTGCACGCGCGACTGGCGCCGGCGGCGCTGGCGACGGTGCTGGCCTGGTTCGACGCCTACGTCGCGCTGGAGCGCGACTCGGTGGCGATGGCGCAGTCCGCCGGCGGCCCCGAAGCCGCGTTCGAACGCGTGCGCGCGCTGCGCCGCGAGCGCTTGGGCGAAGCCTTGGCGCAAGCGTTCTATGCGCAGGAAGAATCCGATTACCTGCAGGCGCAGCGGCGCGGGCAATTGCGCGGCGCGCTGCTGGCCGAGCGCGATCCCGCCGAACGCGCGCGGCGTGCGGCCGAACTCGAACGCGAGGCCGCGGCCGATCCGGCCTTGCAGGCGAGCGCGCAGTTGCGCGATGCGCTGGAACAGGACCGCCGCTTCGAACGCGACGGCACCGACCCGGCGGCGCGCTACGCGCAGCGCGAGGCGCAGTTCGGCGCGGCCGCGGCGCAGCGGCTGGCCGAACTCGACCAGCGCCGCGGGCAATGGCAGCTGCGCCTGCGCAGCTACGCCGCGCAGCGCCAGCGCGTGCTCGCCGACGGCGGGCTCAGCCAGGACCAGCGCCGGCAACGGCTGGACGCGCTGCTGGCCGATTTCGATCCGAACGAGCGGCGGCGTGTGGATGCGCTGACCCGCAACGGTGGGTTGCCAGGGCAGTGA